Part of the Bacillus sp. N1-1 genome, CATTTGTTTTACTTAAGTTAGGGAACAAGAAGTTATCTGGATCTGCCATGACCCCTGTCCATCCAAACAAAGCCATATCGTGTTCACCGTTACTTGTTTTATCTAGATAAGTCGCCCACTCATACGTTTGAATCTCCAACTCAACGCCAACTTCAGCTAAATCCGATTGAATTGCTTCCGCAATCTTTAATGGCTGTGGCATGTATGGTCGAGGGTTGCTCATCCCCCACAATTCAGTTTTAAACCCATCTTCATAACCTGCTTCCGCTAACAATTCTTTCGCTTTCTCAGGATCATACTCATACCCTTCTATGTCCTCATTGTACCCCCAAAGAGAAGATGGAATTGGATTAACGGCTTTTTCAGCCATACCGTTATAAAAAGCATCAATGATCGAATCTTTATTAATCGCATAATTCAAAGCTTTACGTACTTTTGGATCATCAAACGGCTCTTTTTCCATATTGAAAGCTAAATATCCGATATTAAAACCCGGTCTCTTAATAAGATCAAGATTACCATCCGACTCAACCGCTCCAGCATCATCAGGACTTAGACCGTCAATCATATCAACTTCACCAGTTTGTAACGCGGTGAATCGAGACGAATTATCAGGAATCACTCTAAAAATAAGTTGATCGAGATGAGGAATGTCTTCCACGTAGTAATCTTCATTTTTATTCAGTTGAATTTTGTCATTCCTAGACCAGCTTTCAAATTTGAATGGTCCAGTCCCTACAGGATTTTCATTAAATTTATCTCCATACTTTTGAACCGCCTCTGGACTCGCGATGCCGAACATAGGAATGGCTAAATAACTAATAAATGGTGCTGTTGGCTCTGTTAATTTTATTTCTACTGTATACTCATCGACCGCTTTAACATGCTCAATCTTATGATCTTTATCGCCTTTAAATCCTCCATAAAGAAATGAGTAGTATGTAAATTCTCCATGATGCTCGGGGTGATCAGGGTCCATCCAACGCTCAAAATTATAGACAACGGCATCAGCATTAAAATCCGTTCCATCATGGAATTTCACTCCTTCACGAAGCTTCAATGTCCACGTTAACTCATCTTCTCCAAGGTCATACTCTGTCGCAAGACCTGGTTGGAGTTCTAAATTTTCATCGTATTTAAATAACGTTTCAAAAATGTTGTGAGTTACCCGAGTTGATTCCCCATCTGTCACATTAATCGCATCCAATGATAACGAATCTGCCCCTCTGGCAAAAATAAGCGTGCCACCATCTTTAAGCTCTCCACCACCGTCACCTGAATCTGTAGCTGAATTATTTCCTCCAGAACAAGCCGTCATCAGCACGATTACAACCGTCAACAAGGCTATGATTCCTTTCTTCATCTTTATTCCCCCTCTTATTTGTAGTAACGT contains:
- a CDS encoding ABC transporter substrate-binding protein, which codes for MKKGIIALLTVVIVLMTACSGGNNSATDSGDGGGELKDGGTLIFARGADSLSLDAINVTDGESTRVTHNIFETLFKYDENLELQPGLATEYDLGEDELTWTLKLREGVKFHDGTDFNADAVVYNFERWMDPDHPEHHGEFTYYSFLYGGFKGDKDHKIEHVKAVDEYTVEIKLTEPTAPFISYLAIPMFGIASPEAVQKYGDKFNENPVGTGPFKFESWSRNDKIQLNKNEDYYVEDIPHLDQLIFRVIPDNSSRFTALQTGEVDMIDGLSPDDAGAVESDGNLDLIKRPGFNIGYLAFNMEKEPFDDPKVRKALNYAINKDSIIDAFYNGMAEKAVNPIPSSLWGYNEDIEGYEYDPEKAKELLAEAGYEDGFKTELWGMSNPRPYMPQPLKIAEAIQSDLAEVGVELEIQTYEWATYLDKTSNGEHDMALFGWTGVMADPDNFLFPNLSKTNATKPANNRAFYKSDEFTNLLMESRTTFDEEKRADLYKEAQEIFYEDAPWALIGHTTPPLAKMSYVQGYEAHPMNDDAFWNVYLTK